One window of Macrococcus sp. 19Msa1099 genomic DNA carries:
- a CDS encoding alpha/beta hydrolase-fold protein gives MKPGLIHPLEINSTALERIVKLGIYIPEHIESPKVIIAFDGQDLAQMAQLHRQYEALNINQHIIVFIHYPNVAVRAEEYHPQGDKQTAMMTFVHDELLNYLLVHYNINTNDILLIGDSLAASIALMLAIQYPVFNKAVLFSPMLTHDMITAAAETDADYYIAVGDEEYEFTLKDGTSADFLTPIQELHDTLNQNGKPHYYKELSGSHNWKTWKPEIENMLSYYFL, from the coding sequence ATGAAACCAGGACTTATTCATCCCCTAGAAATAAACAGCACAGCACTCGAGCGTATCGTTAAGCTTGGCATCTATATACCAGAACATATCGAATCGCCGAAAGTCATCATTGCTTTTGACGGACAAGATCTTGCTCAGATGGCGCAGTTACATAGGCAGTATGAAGCACTGAATATTAATCAGCATATCATTGTCTTCATACATTATCCGAATGTTGCAGTGCGTGCTGAAGAATATCATCCACAAGGTGATAAGCAAACTGCGATGATGACCTTCGTCCATGATGAGCTGCTGAACTATCTGCTCGTCCACTACAACATTAACACGAATGACATTCTGCTTATCGGTGACAGCCTGGCTGCAAGCATTGCACTGATGCTTGCGATTCAGTATCCAGTCTTTAATAAGGCGGTGCTGTTCAGCCCGATGCTGACGCACGACATGATTACAGCTGCTGCCGAGACAGACGCTGATTATTATATCGCAGTTGGTGATGAAGAGTATGAATTCACACTGAAGGACGGTACATCAGCTGACTTTCTGACGCCGATACAAGAACTGCACGACACACTTAACCAGAATGGAAAGCCGCATTACTACAAAGAACTATCAGGCTCACATAACTGGAAGACATGGAAACCGGAAATAGAAAACATGTTAAGCTATTACTTCTTATGA